GCCCGGGGAGAGCCACGGTCCCCAGGCGCTCCCAGGCGCGTGGAGGAACGGATGGATGTTCACCAGGGCCACCTAGTCATCGGATACAGGACCGCTGCATCCTTCGGAGATCCCGACTGGCCGGCGCTCCTGTTCGCCAACGGTGTCCTCGGAGGGTTCACCCACTCCAAGCTGTTCCAGAACGTGAGGGAGCGCGCGAGCCTGGCCTACTTCGTCTACTCCAACCTGGAACAGACCAAGGGAGTCCTGTGGATTTCCGCAGGCATCGATTTTGCGGATGCCGATAGAACTCTCGATATTGTTGGCAGGCAGCTTGAGGACATGAGGTCCGGGCACATCTCCGAGGAAGAAATGGAGAACACCCGCAAGGCCCTCCTGCGTGAGATCGCTGTCATGTCGGACGACCTCGGCTCGGAAGTGGACTTCGAGCTCCTCAATCTGGTCAACGCGTGCAGGCGGACTCCCAGCCAGCTTGCCAGGGACATCGCTGCCGTCACCCGTGACGACGTGGTCAGGGCAAGTCATGGAATTGCGCTGGATACGGTGTACTTCCTCCGGGGTGACGGGGAAGGAGGCGGAGCACGTGCCTGAGATCTCAGTACACAAATCCCCGATTGTCCGGGAGGAACTGGCCCGGACCGTCCTTCCCAGCGGGCTTGAGGTGTGTGTTTTGCCCAAGCGGGGGTTCGGCAAGAAGTACGGGGTCCTCGCCACCAGGTACGGTTCGATCGACAGCAAGTTCCAAGTCGGTGGAAGCGATGAGATCATCGAAGTACCTGATGGCATCGCCCACTTCCTGGAGCACAAGCTGTTCGAGGAGGAGTTCGGCTCGATAGACGATAAGTTCGCCGAACTCGGTGCCTCATCCAATGCTTTCACGAACTTCACGATGACAGGGTACCTCTTCTCCTGTACAGACAACTTCGAGCCGGCTCTCGACACCTTGGTGGATTTCGTGTTCCGCCCCTATTTCACGGAGCAGAACGTGGAGAAAGAGAAGGGCATCATCGAACAGGAAATCAGGATGAACGAGGACAACCCGGACTGGCAGTGCTTCTTCGACTTCCTCAAGGCTATGTACCAGCGACATCCAGTTCGCATCGAGATTGCAGGGACAGTTGAATCGATCAACCGCATTGATGTTGACACCCTGTGCAAGTGCTACCGGACCTTCTATCATCCATCCAACATGGCTCTTTTCGTAGTTGGGGATGTCGAACCCGAGAATGTGGTGGACCAGGCGGATCGCAGGCTCGCCGGGAGGGATTTTGGCCCGGGTGGGCCCATCACTCGCATCTATCCAGAGGAACCGCCTGAGATCGGGCGGCAGCGGGTTGGCAGACAAATGCCAGTGTCAGAGCACCTTGTGTGCTTCGGATACAAGGACACGGACGTGGGTCACGAAGGCCGGACGTTGCTCCGGAAGATAGTCACCACAGAGATGCTCATGGATGTCCTGATCGGCCGAGGTTCCGACTTGTACAACAAGCTGTACGAAGAAGGGGTCATCGACACGACATTCGGGTGGGACTATGAGGCGGAGTCCGGGTTTGCGCATGTGGCGATGTCTGGCAAGACCAAGGATCCGGAGACGCTCGTGCAGAGGGTACAGGAGGGAATACAGGCACTACTCGACAAGGGCGTGGACAACGAAGCATTCGAGCGCTCGCAGCGCCGGGCCATGGGAGCCTTCATACGCGGGTTCAACTCTCTCGAGTTCATTGCCTACAACTTCCTCACTTATCACTTCCGGGGGATGAACCTGCTCGAACGTGTAGAGGTGGCGAGTGAGGTGGACGCAGACGAGCTTTCGAAGGCTGCTGAGATGCTCTTCAGGCCCGAGCGGCGAGTGGTGTCGGTTGTGAGCCCTGGCAAGGACGTGGAGCTAGCCCGAGGTGGGGATAGGTGACTAGACTTCTTCTGGTCCGGCACGGCGAAACTGCGTGGAATAGGGAGAAGAGGCTGCAGGGATGGCACGACGTCCCCCTCTCCGATCTGGGGAGACGGCAGGCCGTTGCTCTGGCGCGGTACCTGGTAGCATGCCCGGTGGGGAGAGTTGACCGGGTCTATGCCAGCCCTCTTTCACGCGCTCTCGACACAGCTAAGGTTGTGGCAGAAGAGTGTGGGCTTGATGTCAACACCATGGAGGACCTCCGAGAGATACACGTGGGGTCTCTGGCCGGAATGACGTGGGCAGAGGTCGAGGCCAGGCTGCCTGGGTTCCGCGAGGCGATAAAGAAGGATCCAACCGCAACTGCGTATCCTGATGGCGAGAGCATGCTTGATGTGGTGGTCCGCGCGCGGGGCATTGTATCCAGGATGGCCCGGGACAACGACGAGGAGACAGTGCTACTCGTCGGCCACGCGGTTATTCTGAAAGCTGTGATTTGTTTGATTCTGGGCCTGGACATTGAGTACCGCAACAGGTTCACTCTGGAAAACGCATCCCTGAGCGTTGCTGAACTCAGGTCGGCCGATCCAGTCCGGGGGAAGATCTCACGTCTCAACGACACTCACTACCTGGAAGGCGTAGCAGACGTGCAGCGGGGGGCGGAAGAATGAGCATTCACCGCAAGGTCCGCACCGCGTGCCCCCTTGACTGTTTCGATACTTGTGGGATGGTTGCCCATGTCACGGACGGGCGAGTATCTGCCCTCGAAGGTGACCCCGATCACCCGATCACCCGGGGCTTCATCTGCCAGAAGGGGAAGGCGTTTGCGGCCCGGGCTTCGAGCCCGTACAGGATAACCCGCCCAATGGTCAGGGACGCCCATGGTTGGCACACGGTATCGTGGGGCGAGGCACTGGACCGGGCGGCAACAGCGCTCGAGTGTGCCCGCTCTGTGCACGGCAGTCTTTCTGTCTTCTACAACTGGGATTTCGGATCCATGGGCCTTCTGAAACAACTGGATTTGAGGTTCTGGAATGTTTTCGGCGGTGTGACTCTGCCGCGCGGAAGCCTCTGCTCGAGTGCGGGAATCGCCGGCCTCATCAAACACTACGGCTCATACTCCTGCCACGACCCCGAGGATATACCTNNNNNNNNNNCCTAACACCAGGTTCATGATTCTCTGGGGGAAGAACCCTGCGGTCACCAGCATCCACATGCTCCCCTTCATCCGGGAGGCAAGATCCAGGGGCGCTCGGGTGGTGTTGATCGATCCCGTCTCCACAGAGTCCAGGGTGTTCGCCGACGAGGTCGTCCAGCCTCGGCCGGGGACGGACGGTGCGCTCGCCCTTGCTATGGCCCAAGTCATTATCGCTGAAGGGCTTTGGAGCACGGAATTCGTGCGTTCATACGTGCACGGTTTCGAGGAATTCCAGAGGGTGGCCCAGGCCATGCCCCCGGAACGTGCCGCGGAGATCTGTGACCTCCCCGCGGCCAGGATACGAAGACTTGCGCGAGAGTACGCCTGCACTAGACCTGCCAGCATCTGGGTAGGGTTCGGGCTCCAAAGGCACGCAGGAGGAGGCGGAGCCGTGCGTGCCATTGATGCCCTTACTGCGATAACCGGGAACATAGGAGTCCCGGGCGGCGGCACGAACTACTCCCACAGGAACACCAAGAGGACGAGAGCCCTGAATGGGCGCGAGTTCGCCTCGGCGGAACGTGCGGTCGACCGCGCGAGCCTGGGGTCATCCCTGATGGGGCTGGAGGATCCCGGCATCGAGGTTGCCGTTGTGGCGAGATCCAACCCGCTCTGTCAGTCCCCGCATACCCGCGCGATCCGGGATGCCTTCGAGCGGATTTCGACTGTGATAGTGATTGACCAGTTTATGACAGACACTGCCAGGGAGGCAGACATCTTTCTCCCGTGCACCACCTTTCTCGAGGAAGAAGACGTGTACCTGTCGTACTGGCACAACTTCGTGGCCTTCGGGCCTCGGGTTGTGGAGCCTCTGGGAGAGTCCCGCTCAGACCTGTCGATCTTCACCGCCCTCGCCGCCCGGCTCGGGTTCGGTAGACACTTTGAGAGGTCCCCTAGGGAATGGCTGGAGTACGCCTTGGAGCCAATGGCACGCGGTGGCCTGACGCTGGAACGACTTGAGGCTGAAGGTGCCATCAGGGACCCGAACGCCCCCATGGTGCCGTGGTCAGACAGAGCGTTCCGCACTCCGTCAGGCCGTCTCGAACTACTCTCAGAGTCTGGGACATCAGGTGACGAAGACCCGTTGCCCAGTTACATCCCGCCTGCGGAGCCGTGTTCTTCGGAATATCCGCTGACACTCATTACGCCCCAACCCAGATGGCGGACTCATTCTCAGTTCGACCAGGTTGTCTCATGCAGAGACGATTCGGGCCCGCCGGGTCTCCGAATCCACCCCTCCACGGCTGCTGCCGGCGGGATCTGTGACGGTGACAGGGTCCGGTTGCGGTCACCAAGGGGAGAGGTGGACTTCGTAGCCAGGTTGGATCCGACGGTTCGCCCGGATGTCGTGGTGGCACCCAACGGGCGCCCGGGCACGAGGGGGGGAGGGGTCAACCTCCTCACAGGGGAGTACCTCACGGACATAGGAAGGCAGGCCGCATTCTATGACTGTGGGTGTGCCGTGGAGAAACTGCGGTAGGTTTTGGGAGACGGAGGCGATTGAGATGGAGGGCGCAGTCAAAGTAATCGTCAATCCAACTGCCGGGCACGGGAGAACAGGCAGGATGTGGCCGGACCTGAGAAGCGCGATGGAATCACGCGGCCTCAGCTTCTCGTTTGAGCTTACGAAAGCGCCCTGGCATGCGGCGGAAATGGCGCGGGAGGCCGCTTTGGCCGGGGCCGCCACGATCATAGTGGTAGGCGGGGACGGGACCGTCAACGAGGTGGTCAACGGCTTGTTCGATTCCGGTAAGCCGGTATCACCCGGGGTCACCATGGGGGTTGTCGCCACCGGGAGCGGGTGCGACCTCGTGCGCACCTTGGGGTTTCCCAGGGAGCCCGGTAAGGCCGTCGACGCGCTCGTCCGGGGGCGTGTGATCAGAGCCGACGTCGGCTTGGTCCGCTGCCGCGGGTTTGACGGGTCCACCGTGGAGCGGCATTTCTTGAACGTGGGTGACGTAGGCCTGGGAGGAGATACCGCGGCCGTGACCAACAGGATGGGCAAGGCCATGGGTGGGTTCATCTCCTTCCTCTTCGGAGCGGTTCTCAGCATCGCGCGGTACCGCAACAAGGAGGTGCGGCTGGTCCTTGATGGGGAAGAGATGCCCGAACGGCGTGTCGTCCTGGTTGCTGCTGCTAACGGCCGGTATCTCGCCAGCGGCATGAAGATCGCTCCGGACGCCCGGATCGACGACGGCTTGTTCGACGTGGTGATCGTCGGAGACTTGACCAGGTTAGGGCTTCTTCGGAACATACCGAAGATCTACCCAGGGACACACCTTCGGAATCCCAAGGTTCGCGTGGTAAGGGCACGCCGGCTCGAGGTTTTCGGGGGAACGGAGAGCCTCCTGGAACTCGACGGCGAAATACCCGGGTGTGCGCCGGCTACCTTTGAGATCGTCCCTGGCGCACTTCAGCTCATCGCGGCGGATCTATCGTAGCCCATCCCGGCATACGAGCCGCTTGAGCAGCGTATCCTATGGTGGTGCCCGAGATGGGCCTGGTCAGGAATGGGGGTGTACCGAGACTTGATCGTGGTGCCAGAGACGATCCTCAGGAGGCTGTATGTCCCCGGAAGCCTAGAGAACACTGACTCGGGTTTCCAGTTCAGGTTGAGGAATTCGCTGGCCAGAGGGACTCTCACTGCCGTCGGCTCGTTAGTGGTGGATGGGGCGGAGCAGAATCCGGATTCCGTTGCGATTCACGTCGGCGAGGAGAGGGTTGCGGCTTTGGAGGTGTCTCCGTCGTCTCCTGTTGCCTTGCCCGTCAACGTGCCTGTGACCGTCTCGGTGGTTTCAGTAAGGTTGTCTCCGGGGCATCACGAGATTCACCTTCCGGTGGTCCTCCGGGAAACCGGCCCCGTAGAGCTGGTTCTGAGGGACTCAGTCTGACAGACCGTTCCTGGTTTGTGATTGCCGTCACCAGCGATTGATGGTAGAATGTTAATGGTTGGCTCGATGAACCCCCGCCGAACCGCGGCCCGGGGTTCCTATTTGTGTGGCGATGAGGCCCAGAGCAAGATCCAGGCTGGGGGTGAGTTGCCTTATGGCAGTAACCGCCGTCCTCGGTGCCCAGTGGGGAGACGAGGGGAAGGGCAAGATTGTTGATTACCTCGCGCGTGATGCCGACATGGTCATCAGGTTCCAGGGTGGGGACAACGCCGGGCATACTGTGGTCAATGACAGAGGTGAGTTCCGGCTGCACCTCATACCATCCGGTATCTTCAACCCTGACACCGTGTGCGTGATAGGCACTGGGGTCGTGGTGAACCCCGTTTCTCTCGCTGGCGAGATGCGTGCGCTCTCCGAGGCGGGCGTGTCTTTGGACAAGCTTGTCATCTCAGACAGGGCCCACCTCGTCATGCCTTACCACATCGCTTTGGACCGGGCCGAAGAGCAGTTCAGAGGGGCAAAGATCGGTACTACTCTCCGGGGAATTGGCCCGGCCTACGCCGACAAGGCGGCCAGATGGGGATTGCAGGTATGCGATCTATACGACCGTGATCACTTCACCCAAAGGGTGAGGTCTCAGGTGGACCGTGCGAACCGGGTGCTCTCCGGAGTGTACGGGGCACCGGTCGTCTCGGCGGACAACATAATCGACGAGATCTGGGAGACCTGCCCGTTGATCCGTCCTCACGTGGCGGATGTGACATCCTACGTATGGAATGCCCTGGAGCGAGATGCCCGCATTCTTCTGGAAGGCCAGCTTGGAGCCATGAGGGATCTCGACTGGGGCGCTTACCCTTACGTCACTTCCTCAAACCCCATCGCAGGTGGAGGAGCGGTGGGGGCGGGGATACCTCCCTCGAGGATCACGAGAGTCGTGGGGGTCGTCAAGGCCTACTCGACTGCGGTGGGGGAAGGGCCGATGCCCACAGAACTCCATGATTCAGTCGGGCAGCGTCTGCGGGACGTGGGGCAGGAGTATGGGGTCACTACCGGAAGACCCAGAAGGTGTGGATGGTTCGACGCGGTGGCCGCCCGGTTCAGCGCGCGCCTTTCAGGCTTCACCAGGCTCGCTGTGACGAAACTAGATGTTCTGAGCAACTTTGAGTCTGTGAAGGTCTGTGTGGCCTATGACGTTGACACCTGGGAAGGCACGAAGAGGGTCACGACAGTTCCCGCCGGGTTCCTGATGGGGCGGGCCCGGCCGGTCTACGAGGACCTCCCTGGATGGGGAGGCGACATATCCGATGCGCGGTCAGAAGCGGATCTGCCCGAGGCGGCGAGATCCTACCTTCGTAGAATCGAACACCTCGTCGGAGTCAAGATCGGCGTTGTATCTGTCGGTCCCAGGAGGGATCAGACGTTTGAAACCGACTAACAGCAAGATGTGGAGGGACGTTCATGGACTCACCCCAGGAGCCAGAGAACCCCGTCGTCGTCAAGCTGGAGTGGTGTAAGGCATGCGGCATCTGCATAGCTGTGTGCCCCACAAAGGTCCTGGAGGCGGGGGCGGGGGGCAAGGCCGCTGTGGCCAGGCCGGACGAATGCATTAGGTGCGAGACCTGCGAGATCATGTGCCCGGACTTCGCGATCCGGGTCGTGGGGGCGAAGCAACGCAAAGCCAAGCCCGTAAAGGGGGATGTGCAAAATGTCGAATAAGTCCGACATAAGCGTCAGACTCCTGCAGGGCAACGAGAGTTGCGCTGAAGCCGCTCTGCTCGCTGGAGTCCGGTTCTTCGCCGGTTACCCCATTACCCCGTCGACTGAGATCGCCGAGATCCTCTCGGAGAGGCTTCCCCAGGAAGGGGGGAAGTTCATCCAGATGGAGGATGAGATCGGCAGCATGGCCGCGATCATAGGCGCCTCTCTCGCTGGACTGAAGTCGATGACCGCCACGTCCGGACCTGGATTCTCGCTCAAGCAGGAGAACATCGGCTTCGCCGCCTTCACGGAGGTCCCATGTGTCATAGTGGACGTCCAGCGAACCGGGCCCAGCACCGGGCTTCCCA
This is a stretch of genomic DNA from Bacillota bacterium. It encodes these proteins:
- a CDS encoding insulinase family protein, which codes for MDLFVLGDVDCARVEDLASRIFDVQRNPRTVRPARGEPRSPGAPRRVEERMDVHQGHLVIGYRTAASFGDPDWPALLFANGVLGGFTHSKLFQNVRERASLAYFVYSNLEQTKGVLWISAGIDFADADRTLDIVGRQLEDMRSGHISEEEMENTRKALLREIAVMSDDLGSEVDFELLNLVNACRRTPSQLARDIAAVTRDDVVRASHGIALDTVYFLRGDGEGGGARA
- a CDS encoding insulinase family protein — protein: MPEISVHKSPIVREELARTVLPSGLEVCVLPKRGFGKKYGVLATRYGSIDSKFQVGGSDEIIEVPDGIAHFLEHKLFEEEFGSIDDKFAELGASSNAFTNFTMTGYLFSCTDNFEPALDTLVDFVFRPYFTEQNVEKEKGIIEQEIRMNEDNPDWQCFFDFLKAMYQRHPVRIEIAGTVESINRIDVDTLCKCYRTFYHPSNMALFVVGDVEPENVVDQADRRLAGRDFGPGGPITRIYPEEPPEIGRQRVGRQMPVSEHLVCFGYKDTDVGHEGRTLLRKIVTTEMLMDVLIGRGSDLYNKLYEEGVIDTTFGWDYEAESGFAHVAMSGKTKDPETLVQRVQEGIQALLDKGVDNEAFERSQRRAMGAFIRGFNSLEFIAYNFLTYHFRGMNLLERVEVASEVDADELSKAAEMLFRPERRVVSVVSPGKDVELARGGDR
- a CDS encoding histidine phosphatase family protein, whose product is MTRLLLVRHGETAWNREKRLQGWHDVPLSDLGRRQAVALARYLVACPVGRVDRVYASPLSRALDTAKVVAEECGLDVNTMEDLREIHVGSLAGMTWAEVEARLPGFREAIKKDPTATAYPDGESMLDVVVRARGIVSRMARDNDEETVLLVGHAVILKAVICLILGLDIEYRNRFTLENASLSVAELRSADPVRGKISRLNDTHYLEGVADVQRGAEE
- a CDS encoding molybdopterin-dependent oxidoreductase is translated as MSIHRKVRTACPLDCFDTCGMVAHVTDGRVSALEGDPDHPITRGFICQKGKAFAARASSPYRITRPMVRDAHGWHTVSWGEALDRAATALECARSVHGSLSVFYNWDFGSMGLLKQLDLRFWNVFGGVTLPRGSLCSSAGIAGLIKHYGSYSCHDPEDIP
- a CDS encoding molybdopterin-dependent oxidoreductase, producing the protein PNTRFMILWGKNPAVTSIHMLPFIREARSRGARVVLIDPVSTESRVFADEVVQPRPGTDGALALAMAQVIIAEGLWSTEFVRSYVHGFEEFQRVAQAMPPERAAEICDLPAARIRRLAREYACTRPASIWVGFGLQRHAGGGGAVRAIDALTAITGNIGVPGGGTNYSHRNTKRTRALNGREFASAERAVDRASLGSSLMGLEDPGIEVAVVARSNPLCQSPHTRAIRDAFERISTVIVIDQFMTDTAREADIFLPCTTFLEEEDVYLSYWHNFVAFGPRVVEPLGESRSDLSIFTALAARLGFGRHFERSPREWLEYALEPMARGGLTLERLEAEGAIRDPNAPMVPWSDRAFRTPSGRLELLSESGTSGDEDPLPSYIPPAEPCSSEYPLTLITPQPRWRTHSQFDQVVSCRDDSGPPGLRIHPSTAAAGGICDGDRVRLRSPRGEVDFVARLDPTVRPDVVVAPNGRPGTRGGGVNLLTGEYLTDIGRQAAFYDCGCAVEKLR
- a CDS encoding diacylglycerol kinase family lipid kinase gives rise to the protein MEGAVKVIVNPTAGHGRTGRMWPDLRSAMESRGLSFSFELTKAPWHAAEMAREAALAGAATIIVVGGDGTVNEVVNGLFDSGKPVSPGVTMGVVATGSGCDLVRTLGFPREPGKAVDALVRGRVIRADVGLVRCRGFDGSTVERHFLNVGDVGLGGDTAAVTNRMGKAMGGFISFLFGAVLSIARYRNKEVRLVLDGEEMPERRVVLVAAANGRYLASGMKIAPDARIDDGLFDVVIVGDLTRLGLLRNIPKIYPGTHLRNPKVRVVRARRLEVFGGTESLLELDGEIPGCAPATFEIVPGALQLIAADLS
- a CDS encoding adenylosuccinate synthase, whose protein sequence is MAVTAVLGAQWGDEGKGKIVDYLARDADMVIRFQGGDNAGHTVVNDRGEFRLHLIPSGIFNPDTVCVIGTGVVVNPVSLAGEMRALSEAGVSLDKLVISDRAHLVMPYHIALDRAEEQFRGAKIGTTLRGIGPAYADKAARWGLQVCDLYDRDHFTQRVRSQVDRANRVLSGVYGAPVVSADNIIDEIWETCPLIRPHVADVTSYVWNALERDARILLEGQLGAMRDLDWGAYPYVTSSNPIAGGGAVGAGIPPSRITRVVGVVKAYSTAVGEGPMPTELHDSVGQRLRDVGQEYGVTTGRPRRCGWFDAVAARFSARLSGFTRLAVTKLDVLSNFESVKVCVAYDVDTWEGTKRVTTVPAGFLMGRARPVYEDLPGWGGDISDARSEADLPEAARSYLRRIEHLVGVKIGVVSVGPRRDQTFETD
- a CDS encoding 4Fe-4S binding protein; the encoded protein is MDSPQEPENPVVVKLEWCKACGICIAVCPTKVLEAGAGGKAAVARPDECIRCETCEIMCPDFAIRVVGAKQRKAKPVKGDVQNVE